One window of the Triticum dicoccoides isolate Atlit2015 ecotype Zavitan chromosome 3B, WEW_v2.0, whole genome shotgun sequence genome contains the following:
- the LOC119281779 gene encoding transcription repressor OFP13-like, giving the protein MVIGKLGLSSLFHTKAKEEASPSPPRGDPAAAPAWAWPSCKHPRTRSFHDAPPPPGARTLASIFLDSAESSFTNSSARRDCSDSPSTASEVSAEGGGDAVTAEDAVVVGPLRSSDRLLFDPGASGATSSILEEKVPAAAGEAFVGGLAVAFESADPYGDFRASMQEMVAAHGAGGWGWGWLEEMLGWYLRANGKDTHGAIVAAFVDVIVSVADPGRGSCSSRSSFCASVDGDQ; this is encoded by the coding sequence ATGGTCATCGGGAAGCTGGGCTTGAGCTCCCTCTTCCACACGAAGGCCAAGGAGGAGGCCTCGCCGTCACCTCCTCGAGGCGACCCGGCCGCGGCGCCGGCGTGGGCATGGCCGTCCTGCAAGCACCCAAGAACGCGGTCCTTCCAcgacgcgccgccaccgcccggcgCAAGAACGCTCGCCTCGATCTTCCTCGACTCCGCCGAGAGCTCCTTCACCAACTCCTCCGCGCGGCGCGACTGCTCCGACAGCCCCTCCACGGCGTCCGAGGTGTCGGCGGAGGGCGGGGGCGACGCCGTCACGGCCGAGGACGCCGTCGTCGTGGGGCCCCTCCGCTCCTCCGACCGGCTCCTGTTCGACCCGGGGGCGTCGGGGGCCACCAGCTCCATACTGGAGGAGAAGGTGCCCGCGGCCGCCGGCGAGGCGTTCGTCGGTGGCCTGGCCGTGGCGTTCGAGTCGGCGGACCCGTACGGGGACTTCCGGGCGTCGATGCAGGAGATGGTGGCCGCGCACGGGGCCGGCGGCTGGGGCTGGGGCTGGCTGGAGGAGATGCTGGGGTGGTACCTGCGCGCCAACGGCAAGGACACGCACGGCGCCATCGTGGCCGCCTTCGTCGACGTCATCGTCtccgtcgccgaccccggccgcgGCTCCTGTTCGTCCCGGAGCTCCTTCTGCGCGTCCGTGGACGGAGATCAGTGA